In Salinigranum marinum, one DNA window encodes the following:
- a CDS encoding ABC transporter permease: MLSVATLDAEELRERASENLTRARNVMAVVLQDDAAKVGVVVLVAFVFLGLFGPMLAPYEPIEDTLRANDGGIMRMSPPSSAAPLGTTTFGKDVLSQFLAGARPTFIVGFFGGIGTGVVGFLVGLTSGYFGGRVDELLMRLTDLTFALPFLPMALLVLTFVQPTIVLITAVIVAFFWKMPARVIRSEVMTVRERTFVKSARAAGAGHGRTMFLHVAPNVIGVGFLYTAYAVSWAIAGQASLAFLGFGDPTATSWGRMLQQVFESGGMREAWWWVLPPAVGIAAVTTSVFLVGRAFEEVVNPELRSEE, from the coding sequence ATGCTCTCGGTCGCCACGCTCGACGCCGAGGAGCTACGAGAGCGCGCCTCGGAGAACCTCACGCGCGCCAGGAACGTCATGGCGGTCGTGTTGCAGGACGACGCCGCCAAGGTCGGCGTCGTCGTGCTCGTCGCGTTCGTCTTCTTAGGGCTGTTCGGACCGATGCTGGCCCCGTACGAGCCGATCGAGGACACGCTCCGGGCGAACGACGGCGGCATCATGCGGATGTCCCCGCCCAGCAGCGCGGCCCCGCTCGGGACCACGACGTTCGGGAAGGACGTGCTGAGCCAGTTCCTCGCCGGCGCACGGCCGACGTTCATCGTCGGCTTCTTCGGCGGCATCGGAACCGGCGTCGTCGGCTTCCTCGTCGGGCTCACGAGCGGCTACTTCGGCGGGCGGGTCGACGAACTGCTGATGCGCCTGACGGACCTGACGTTCGCCCTGCCGTTCCTGCCGATGGCGCTGCTCGTGCTGACGTTCGTCCAGCCGACAATCGTCCTCATCACCGCGGTGATCGTGGCGTTCTTCTGGAAGATGCCCGCTCGCGTCATCCGGTCGGAGGTGATGACCGTCCGCGAGCGCACGTTCGTGAAGTCGGCTCGCGCCGCCGGCGCGGGTCACGGGCGGACGATGTTCTTACACGTCGCGCCGAACGTCATCGGCGTCGGCTTCCTCTACACCGCCTACGCCGTCTCCTGGGCCATCGCGGGCCAGGCGTCGCTCGCCTTCCTCGGCTTCGGCGATCCGACGGCCACCTCGTGGGGCCGGATGCTCCAGCAGGTGTTCGAGTCCGGCGGGATGCGCGAGGCGTGGTGGTGGGTGCTCCCACCGGCGGTCGGTATCGCGGCGGTGACTACCTCGGTGTTCCTCGTCGGACGCGCGTTCGAAGAGGTCGTGAACCCCGAACTACGGAGCGAAGAATGA
- a CDS encoding ABC transporter permease: MSFRRFLVKRIAISIVLTLVSVSIIFLALRLLPGDPFSSLIASGGLTQEQVQALRVQYGLDEPIYVQYLKYVQSLMTLNFGFSIAQSRPVSAIVFPRLLNTMILLVPALVVTAIVSSALGSYAGWNRGSKFEQLSIVVTTFFRSTPVFVTGIFFLIIFSYQLDLLPAFGMRSPTAAPEGFVETYLSPDFAMHYFLPFLATVLYYSGDFLMLARNSVVERKGSAFLTLHRAKGLSEMEQLARAGRNSMLPLLTYFALRLGMMFQGVITLEVVFAWPGIGRALVQAINQQDYPTVQAAIFIMAFAVIVMNLLADVMYAKVDPTVEGGDV; encoded by the coding sequence ATGAGTTTCAGACGATTTCTCGTCAAACGAATTGCGATCTCGATAGTCCTGACGCTCGTCTCCGTCTCGATCATCTTCCTCGCGCTCCGACTGCTCCCGGGCGATCCGTTCAGCTCGCTCATCGCCTCCGGAGGGCTCACACAGGAGCAAGTCCAGGCGTTGCGCGTCCAGTATGGCCTCGACGAGCCGATATACGTCCAGTACCTCAAGTACGTCCAGAGCCTGATGACGCTGAACTTCGGGTTCTCGATCGCCCAGAGCCGCCCGGTGAGCGCCATCGTCTTCCCGCGGCTGCTCAACACGATGATCCTGCTCGTGCCCGCGCTGGTCGTGACCGCCATCGTCAGCTCGGCGCTCGGCTCGTACGCCGGCTGGAACCGTGGCTCGAAGTTCGAGCAGCTGAGCATCGTCGTGACGACGTTCTTCCGCTCGACGCCGGTGTTCGTCACGGGCATCTTCTTCCTCATCATCTTCTCCTACCAGCTCGACCTGCTGCCCGCGTTCGGGATGCGGAGCCCGACGGCGGCCCCGGAGGGGTTCGTCGAGACGTACCTCTCGCCGGACTTCGCGATGCACTACTTCCTGCCGTTCCTCGCGACGGTGCTGTACTACAGCGGCGACTTCCTGATGCTCGCGCGCAACTCGGTCGTCGAGCGCAAGGGGTCGGCGTTTCTCACGCTCCACCGTGCGAAAGGGCTCTCCGAGATGGAACAGCTCGCCCGCGCCGGGCGAAACTCGATGCTTCCCTTGCTCACGTACTTCGCGCTCCGGCTCGGGATGATGTTCCAGGGCGTCATCACCCTCGAAGTCGTCTTCGCGTGGCCGGGGATCGGGCGCGCGCTCGTCCAGGCGATCAACCAGCAGGACTACCCGACCGTCCAGGCGGCGATCTTCATCATGGCCTTTGCCGTCATCGTAATGAACCTCCTCGCGGACGTGATGTACGCGAAGGTCGACCCGACGGTCGAAGGGGGTGACGTCTGA